From one Paractinoplanes brasiliensis genomic stretch:
- a CDS encoding branched-chain amino acid ABC transporter permease, which produces MPSVSKGVFSYGLPALVLIAAIAVFPSLAPNPYVLSSGVIVLNWAVLATAWNFVGGFTGYISLGHGALAGLGGYATGLLITKASLPSFAGLLVAALLVAALAVPIGFAALRVRGASFVIVSIALVLILLLVFQSWSSVTGGSRGLVVPRPFPGMLRPEHHRVFFFLYGGLLLLALATWWLLDRSRFGMGLKAIREDEDKAESLGTPTFAYKLTVFVVSAAFTALAGGLYALWFGDLDPVFQFSVLTGSYIVLMALLGGVRNLYGPVLGAVVVGVALEYFKVEFGNTPLHLVTTGLLLGLVVMFMPDGVIPSLGAPAKRLRKRQDSSIREVTAADLAEQRRGRTEVKS; this is translated from the coding sequence TTGCCCAGCGTTTCTAAAGGCGTTTTCTCGTACGGGCTCCCCGCGCTCGTCCTGATCGCGGCGATCGCGGTCTTCCCGAGCCTGGCCCCCAACCCGTACGTGCTCTCGTCCGGCGTGATCGTCCTCAACTGGGCCGTGCTGGCCACCGCGTGGAACTTCGTCGGCGGCTTCACCGGCTACATCTCGCTCGGCCACGGCGCCCTCGCCGGGCTCGGCGGCTACGCGACCGGACTGCTGATCACCAAGGCGTCCCTGCCCAGTTTCGCCGGCCTGCTCGTGGCGGCTCTGCTCGTGGCGGCGCTCGCCGTTCCCATCGGCTTCGCCGCCCTGCGCGTACGGGGCGCCTCGTTCGTCATCGTCTCGATCGCGCTCGTGCTCATCCTGCTGCTGGTCTTCCAGAGCTGGTCGTCGGTCACCGGCGGCTCCCGCGGGCTGGTGGTGCCGCGGCCGTTCCCGGGCATGCTGCGCCCCGAGCATCACCGCGTCTTCTTCTTCCTGTACGGGGGACTGCTGCTGCTCGCCCTGGCCACATGGTGGCTGCTCGACCGGTCCCGGTTCGGCATGGGGCTCAAGGCGATCCGTGAGGACGAGGACAAGGCCGAATCGCTCGGGACGCCCACGTTCGCGTACAAGCTGACCGTCTTCGTCGTGTCGGCCGCGTTCACGGCGCTGGCCGGCGGCCTGTACGCGCTCTGGTTCGGCGACCTCGACCCGGTCTTCCAGTTCAGCGTGCTGACCGGCTCGTACATCGTGCTCATGGCCCTGCTCGGCGGCGTGCGCAACCTGTACGGGCCGGTGCTGGGCGCCGTCGTGGTCGGTGTCGCGCTCGAATACTTCAAGGTCGAGTTCGGCAACACCCCGCTGCACCTGGTGACCACGGGCCTGCTGCTCGGCCTGGTTGTCATGTTCATGCCGGACGGCGTGATCCCCTCGCTGGGCGCGCCGGCCAAGCGGCTGCGTAAGCGGCAGGACAGCTCGATCCGCGAGGTGACCGCGGCCGACCTGGCCGAGCAGCGCCGCGGCCGGACGGAGGTGAAGTCGTGA
- a CDS encoding PQQ-dependent sugar dehydrogenase, which yields MLTEYAQFPKSETNPPLVDQRLNRVARINTVMELPDGSGRRAVPDLNGSLYIVKNGVPSVYLDVATTFAPRFFSGRGLGQGFGYVAFHPDFKRNGQFYTIHTEQASQTTAVPDYAQSTVLFHGVINEWKATNPAADTFAGTHRELLRIGFGGQIHGIQEINFNPTARRGTADYGKLYLAVGDGGLGVNNTDPQNLAVPHGKLLRIDPAGRNSPNGKYGIPADNPFVSSPSAAGEIWSYGYRDPHRFSWDRATGKLYLGHIGEHSIEAIYEVRAGDNMGWSEREGAFVFDKTPATACDRLLPLPADDSGYVYPVAAYDHNPAPGWNCTSDVGVAVAGGFVYRGRDVPALRGKYVFGDLVDGRVFYTEASEMRRGKNPATIHRLNLFTPAGTPVRMQDLSAPGAPGDPNRVDLRFGTDAQGELYVLAKANGKIWKVTGTRTFAAASAGHKRITPAPRAANWAPVTPSKWQFTDGQVILAEAGSERPGPRRPFEYAVLTAGPVWKSVDIKAGVRLDEPVTLTNRDVIIVFGYQSDTQFYYAHLSTDNTILPHNGIFKVNNADRERIDYQWNGRSRGANPAVVDEKWHSVRVKHLPGTGEIAVYVDGRADPLMTARDTTFGSGRVGFGSFDNRGRLRNLEVTGTPAT from the coding sequence GTGCTGACCGAATACGCCCAGTTCCCCAAGAGCGAGACCAACCCGCCGCTGGTCGACCAGCGCCTCAACCGGGTCGCCCGGATCAACACCGTCATGGAGCTGCCCGACGGCTCCGGGCGCCGCGCCGTGCCCGACCTCAACGGCAGCCTCTACATCGTCAAGAACGGCGTACCCAGCGTCTACCTCGACGTGGCAACGACCTTCGCCCCGCGGTTCTTCTCGGGCCGCGGGCTCGGGCAGGGCTTCGGCTACGTGGCGTTCCACCCCGACTTCAAACGCAACGGCCAGTTCTACACGATCCACACCGAGCAGGCGTCACAAACCACCGCGGTGCCCGATTACGCCCAATCGACAGTGCTGTTCCACGGGGTCATCAACGAGTGGAAGGCCACGAACCCGGCCGCCGACACCTTCGCCGGCACCCACCGGGAACTGCTGCGGATCGGCTTCGGCGGCCAGATCCACGGCATCCAGGAAATCAACTTCAACCCGACGGCGCGCCGGGGCACGGCCGACTACGGCAAGCTCTACCTGGCCGTGGGGGACGGTGGGCTCGGCGTGAACAACACCGACCCGCAGAACCTGGCCGTCCCGCACGGCAAACTGCTGCGCATCGACCCGGCCGGGCGCAACTCGCCCAACGGCAAATACGGGATCCCCGCCGACAACCCCTTCGTTTCCTCTCCGTCGGCGGCCGGCGAGATCTGGTCGTACGGGTATCGGGACCCGCACCGGTTCAGCTGGGACCGCGCCACCGGAAAGCTTTACCTGGGGCACATCGGTGAACACTCCATCGAGGCGATCTACGAGGTGCGCGCCGGCGACAACATGGGCTGGAGCGAGCGCGAGGGCGCGTTCGTCTTCGACAAGACCCCCGCCACGGCGTGCGACCGGCTGCTCCCGCTGCCCGCCGACGACAGCGGGTACGTCTACCCCGTCGCCGCGTACGACCACAACCCGGCGCCCGGCTGGAACTGCACCTCCGACGTGGGCGTGGCGGTGGCCGGCGGCTTCGTCTACCGCGGGCGCGACGTGCCGGCACTGCGCGGCAAGTACGTGTTCGGCGACCTCGTCGACGGCCGGGTGTTCTACACCGAGGCGTCGGAGATGCGCCGCGGCAAGAACCCGGCCACGATCCACCGGCTCAACCTCTTCACCCCCGCCGGGACCCCCGTACGGATGCAGGACCTGTCCGCTCCCGGCGCGCCCGGCGACCCCAACCGTGTCGACCTGCGCTTCGGCACCGACGCCCAAGGGGAGCTCTACGTCCTGGCCAAGGCCAATGGCAAGATCTGGAAGGTGACCGGGACCCGCACCTTCGCAGCCGCCTCCGCCGGGCACAAACGGATCACGCCCGCGCCGCGCGCCGCCAACTGGGCGCCCGTCACCCCGTCCAAATGGCAATTCACCGACGGGCAGGTGATCCTCGCCGAGGCCGGCAGCGAACGGCCCGGACCGCGGCGGCCCTTCGAATACGCCGTGCTGACCGCCGGTCCGGTGTGGAAATCCGTCGACATCAAAGCGGGCGTACGCCTGGACGAGCCGGTCACGCTGACCAACCGTGACGTGATCATTGTCTTCGGATACCAGTCGGACACGCAGTTCTACTACGCGCACCTGTCGACCGACAACACGATCCTGCCCCACAACGGCATCTTCAAAGTCAACAACGCCGACCGCGAGCGGATCGATTACCAGTGGAACGGACGCTCACGCGGCGCGAACCCGGCCGTGGTGGACGAGAAATGGCACAGCGTACGAGTGAAGCACCTGCCGGGGACGGGGGAGATCGCGGTCTACGTGGACGGAAGGGCGGACCCGCTGATGACGGCCCGGGACACCACGTTCGGCTCGGGGCGGGTCGGTTTCGGCTCGTTCGACAACCGCGGCCGGCTCCGCAACCTCGAGGTCACCGGCACCCCCGCCACATAA
- a CDS encoding amino acid ABC transporter substrate-binding protein, with the protein MRRTTGALVLSAALTLGVAACGGSDDGGGNSGDDPIVVGISLPLTGDFSEPGKGVQEGYEAWAKITNDKGGLLGGRKIELKILDDQSNADRVVADYEQLIGSDQVDLVVGPFSTRLVVPSARVAQEYGMLFVEPAGAAAEVFNQGFKNLFYAAPAVADDHYNHLAEHLLALPEGEKPKTVAYAAMDDPFAQGTAYGLKKKLEAGGVRTVVDEVYPPNTTDFGSIAAKIAAAKPDMVVGGSQYQDGVNLIVALQQLNYQPRLAAFSTAPTNPEFAKAIGNKTEGILSPTGYSQDAPYPSNKEFVEKFTAQFGKAPEEDQANGYTTGQVVAAAVEAAGCAEQGECQQKMIDWLHSNSVDTVVGPLRWDATGKPQGAHMIQQWIGNDIKIVLPADAKEADLLYPKPAW; encoded by the coding sequence GTGAGACGTACCACCGGGGCCCTGGTGCTCAGCGCCGCCCTCACGCTCGGCGTCGCCGCGTGCGGCGGGAGCGACGACGGCGGCGGCAACAGCGGCGACGATCCGATCGTCGTGGGCATCTCCCTGCCGCTGACCGGCGACTTCTCCGAGCCCGGCAAGGGTGTTCAGGAGGGGTACGAGGCCTGGGCCAAGATAACGAACGACAAGGGTGGCCTCCTCGGCGGCCGCAAGATCGAGTTGAAGATCCTCGACGACCAGTCCAACGCCGACCGGGTCGTCGCCGACTACGAGCAGCTCATCGGCAGCGACCAGGTCGACCTGGTGGTGGGCCCGTTCTCGACCCGGCTCGTGGTGCCCTCGGCCCGGGTCGCGCAGGAGTACGGCATGCTCTTCGTCGAGCCCGCCGGCGCGGCCGCCGAGGTGTTCAACCAGGGCTTCAAGAACCTGTTCTACGCGGCCCCGGCGGTCGCCGACGACCACTACAACCACCTCGCCGAGCACCTGCTGGCGCTGCCCGAGGGCGAGAAACCCAAGACCGTCGCGTACGCGGCCATGGACGACCCGTTCGCGCAGGGCACCGCGTACGGGCTCAAGAAGAAACTGGAAGCGGGCGGCGTGCGAACCGTCGTCGACGAGGTCTACCCGCCCAACACGACCGACTTCGGCAGCATCGCGGCGAAGATCGCGGCGGCCAAGCCCGACATGGTGGTCGGCGGCTCGCAGTACCAGGACGGCGTCAACCTGATCGTGGCCCTGCAACAGCTGAACTACCAGCCCAGGCTGGCCGCGTTCTCGACCGCCCCGACGAACCCCGAGTTCGCCAAGGCGATCGGCAACAAGACCGAGGGCATCCTCTCGCCCACCGGCTACAGCCAGGACGCGCCGTATCCGAGCAACAAGGAGTTCGTCGAGAAGTTCACCGCCCAGTTCGGCAAGGCGCCCGAGGAGGACCAGGCCAACGGCTACACCACCGGCCAGGTCGTGGCGGCCGCGGTCGAGGCGGCCGGCTGCGCCGAACAAGGCGAATGCCAGCAGAAGATGATCGACTGGCTGCACAGCAACTCGGTCGACACCGTCGTCGGGCCGCTCAGGTGGGACGCCACCGGCAAGCCGCAGGGCGCCCACATGATCCAGCAGTGGATCGGCAACGACATCAAGATCGTCCTGCCGGCCGACGCCAAGGAGGCCGACCTGCTCTATCCCAAGCCGGCCTGGTGA
- a CDS encoding ABC transporter ATP-binding protein, producing the protein MSEIELVDVRAGYGRAAPVLRGFSVAVPAGTVVCLVGPNGAGKSTVLKVASGLLSPRSGRVLVGGKDLTGAGPQRMLAEGVALVLQGHSVFREMTVEENVLLGGYTLHDRTEKTRRARFVKELLPVVGERWNSLAGLLSGGQQKQVEFARSLMVDPKVVLLDEPSMGLDPKATSTIFDQVVRMRDAGTAVLLVEQNARRALETADLGCVLDLGRVHISGPAADLLADPQLGELYLGGRPAV; encoded by the coding sequence GTGTCTGAGATCGAGCTCGTCGACGTGCGGGCCGGCTACGGACGAGCCGCCCCCGTGCTGCGCGGCTTCAGCGTCGCCGTCCCCGCCGGCACGGTCGTCTGCCTGGTCGGGCCGAACGGCGCCGGCAAGTCCACGGTGCTGAAGGTGGCGTCCGGGCTGCTGAGCCCCCGGTCGGGCCGGGTGCTGGTCGGCGGCAAGGACCTGACCGGCGCGGGACCGCAGCGGATGCTCGCCGAAGGGGTCGCGCTGGTGCTGCAGGGGCACAGCGTGTTCCGTGAGATGACCGTCGAGGAGAACGTGCTGCTCGGCGGGTACACGCTCCACGACCGTACGGAGAAAACGCGGCGCGCGAGGTTCGTCAAGGAGCTCCTCCCGGTGGTGGGGGAGCGGTGGAACTCGCTCGCCGGGCTGCTCTCGGGCGGGCAGCAGAAACAGGTCGAGTTCGCCCGCTCGCTCATGGTCGACCCCAAGGTCGTGCTGCTCGACGAGCCGTCCATGGGCCTCGACCCCAAGGCCACCAGCACCATCTTCGACCAGGTCGTGCGGATGCGCGACGCCGGGACGGCCGTGCTGCTGGTGGAGCAGAACGCCCGGCGCGCGCTGGAGACCGCCGACCTCGGGTGCGTGCTCGACCTCGGGCGCGTGCACATCTCCGGGCCGGCGGCCGACCTGCTGGCCGACCCCCAGCTCGGGGAGCTCTATCTCGGTGGCCGTCCCGCCGTGTGA
- a CDS encoding IS630 family transposase produces the protein MRPAHVYASMSEQQHTELITALHGPWRNATRIMMVVLSAAGWSASEIADLLHYDPKTVRGWIARHHAEGLAGLPDRPRPGRPRKGSRRLGDRIHTLLQTPRSWTTSRIWKALGRPQLSMSTMRRRIKEQARWARPRLIAKSDPNRDTICAQIRERITALPAGSVVLAEDETHLDLLARVRACWMPTGLRHRILTPGTNVRRTVHGAVNLLTGTVHHHISVKNVSVVFCYFLQQLLDAYPNAPVIAVICDNGSTHHSKITQRWLAEHPRIQVIEGAKYSPQDNPVERLWAAMKRQIANTATATITDRVQQAHAFFRHRTDAQNLATAAPWTSPWLPQGYGKEFWPGA, from the coding sequence ATGCGCCCCGCGCACGTGTATGCCAGCATGTCCGAACAGCAACACACCGAACTGATTACGGCCCTGCACGGCCCGTGGCGTAACGCCACCCGGATCATGATGGTGGTGCTGTCCGCGGCCGGCTGGTCCGCCAGCGAGATCGCGGATCTGCTGCACTACGACCCGAAAACCGTTCGCGGCTGGATCGCCCGCCACCACGCTGAAGGCCTCGCGGGGTTACCCGACCGGCCCCGACCGGGACGGCCCCGTAAAGGCAGCCGGCGTCTCGGCGACCGCATCCACACCCTGCTGCAGACACCCCGGTCCTGGACCACCTCCCGGATCTGGAAAGCGCTGGGCCGGCCCCAGCTGAGCATGTCCACGATGCGCCGCCGCATCAAAGAGCAAGCCCGCTGGGCCCGGCCCCGCTTGATCGCCAAAAGCGACCCGAACCGCGACACCATCTGCGCCCAGATCCGCGAACGCATCACCGCCCTACCAGCCGGCAGCGTGGTCCTGGCCGAGGACGAGACCCACCTCGACCTGCTCGCCCGGGTCCGCGCCTGCTGGATGCCCACCGGCCTGCGACACCGGATCCTGACCCCAGGTACCAACGTGCGCCGCACGGTGCACGGCGCGGTCAACCTGCTCACCGGCACCGTGCACCACCACATCAGCGTCAAGAACGTCTCGGTCGTCTTCTGCTACTTCCTGCAGCAACTACTCGACGCCTACCCCAACGCCCCGGTCATCGCCGTGATCTGCGACAACGGCAGCACCCACCACTCCAAAATCACTCAACGGTGGCTCGCCGAGCATCCCCGCATCCAGGTCATCGAAGGCGCGAAATACAGCCCCCAAGACAATCCAGTCGAACGACTCTGGGCCGCGATGAAACGACAGATCGCCAATACCGCGACCGCGACCATCACCGACCGCGTCCAGCAAGCCCACGCGTTCTTCCGCCACCGCACCGACGCCCAGAACTTGGCCACCGCGGCACCCTGGACCTCGCCCTGGCTACCCCAGGGTTACGGGAAGGAGTTCTGGCCAGGGGCTTAG
- a CDS encoding branched-chain amino acid ABC transporter permease: protein MPSGALLFQSIILGLLLGGMYALLAAGLTLYFGIMRVVMIAHSAFLILAAYLAWWTNDRLGVDPLLSLVVTVPLFFGAGVLLQRGLLSRLRPATLTMMSVLITFAIALMIEGLLGYAFTGTQRRIRLGYGTASFELFGARVAVVKLIAFGLAAVSLAALYVLMKRTQFGWALRATIQHRDAARLVGIDTERTAGFGFGLGLATAAVGGTALSLDTTIYPSLHWHWIGPLMAIIVVGGLGSVPGAAAAALLLGLAQSLLQIPMGATWAQTVFYVALFATLAVRPQGFFGGRLAQRF from the coding sequence ATGCCGTCCGGTGCGCTGCTGTTCCAGAGCATCATCCTCGGTCTGCTCCTCGGCGGGATGTACGCACTGCTCGCCGCGGGGCTGACCCTCTACTTCGGCATCATGCGGGTCGTCATGATCGCCCACTCGGCCTTCCTGATCCTGGCCGCCTACCTGGCCTGGTGGACGAACGACCGCCTGGGCGTCGACCCGCTGCTGTCGCTGGTGGTGACCGTGCCGCTGTTCTTCGGCGCGGGAGTGCTGCTGCAACGGGGACTGCTGTCGCGGCTGCGCCCGGCCACGCTCACGATGATGTCGGTGCTGATCACGTTCGCGATCGCGCTGATGATCGAGGGCCTGCTCGGGTACGCCTTCACCGGCACCCAGCGCCGCATCCGGCTCGGCTACGGCACCGCGAGCTTCGAACTGTTCGGGGCCCGGGTGGCGGTGGTCAAGCTGATCGCGTTCGGCCTCGCGGCGGTCTCGCTCGCGGCGCTGTACGTGCTGATGAAGCGCACCCAGTTCGGCTGGGCGCTGCGGGCCACGATCCAGCACCGGGACGCGGCCCGGCTGGTCGGCATCGACACCGAGCGGACGGCCGGCTTCGGCTTCGGGCTGGGGCTGGCCACCGCGGCCGTGGGCGGCACCGCGCTGTCGCTCGACACCACGATCTATCCCTCGCTGCACTGGCACTGGATCGGGCCGCTGATGGCGATCATCGTGGTCGGCGGTCTGGGCAGCGTGCCCGGCGCCGCGGCCGCCGCCCTGCTGCTGGGCCTGGCCCAGAGCCTGCTGCAGATCCCGATGGGCGCCACCTGGGCGCAGACCGTGTTCTACGTGGCGTTGTTCGCCACCCTGGCCGTCCGGCCGCAGGGATTCTTCGGAGGCCGTCTTGCCCAGCGTTTCTAA
- a CDS encoding AI-2E family transporter, translated as MAWMDEVRARAQARIEQARRNTGVPPFPGDAVVEGATPVVMVDASPRDEDGLPRPVRVAGAWSWRLLLFLAVGWVLLRMIAHLDVVIIPVLVAVLLAAMFQPVAAWLRGRGLGRSLASALVLIVALVVVFGGLGLIINTFVSQIGTLSTQVGDGVREVQDWLARGPLHISQQQINDYIDQAQRSLTENRGALTSGAVTTATTVGEVGTGFFLTLFTLFFFLRDGDQIWRFLCRLLPSGARVPTARAGHYSWHTLVAYVHATVLVAFVDAIGIGIGLFALSVPLALPLAALVFLGGFVPVVGATVSGAVAVLVALVTVGPVKALILLGVVIAVQQLEGHVLQPLIMGRAVALHPLAVILAIASGVVLAGIVGGLIAVPLLAVLNTAVRYLVRHPGGEPTPDREPPGTEEPDGDSTPDEPAPGPDTPPPARTSLA; from the coding sequence ATGGCCTGGATGGACGAAGTGCGCGCACGGGCCCAGGCCCGGATCGAACAGGCGCGAAGGAACACTGGGGTGCCGCCGTTCCCCGGTGACGCTGTTGTCGAGGGCGCCACCCCGGTGGTGATGGTCGACGCCTCCCCGCGCGACGAGGACGGCCTGCCCCGGCCCGTACGGGTGGCCGGAGCCTGGTCGTGGCGGCTTCTGCTGTTCCTGGCGGTCGGCTGGGTCCTGCTGCGGATGATCGCCCACCTCGACGTGGTGATCATTCCGGTGCTGGTCGCGGTGTTGCTGGCGGCGATGTTCCAGCCCGTCGCGGCCTGGCTGCGCGGCCGGGGTCTGGGCCGTTCGCTCGCCTCGGCGCTGGTGCTGATCGTCGCGCTGGTCGTGGTCTTCGGCGGCCTCGGGCTGATCATCAACACGTTCGTCTCGCAGATCGGCACCCTGAGCACGCAGGTCGGCGACGGGGTCCGCGAGGTGCAGGACTGGCTGGCGCGCGGGCCGCTGCACATCTCGCAGCAGCAGATCAACGACTACATCGATCAGGCCCAGCGCTCGCTCACCGAGAACCGGGGCGCGCTCACCTCGGGCGCGGTGACCACGGCGACCACGGTCGGCGAGGTCGGCACAGGCTTCTTCCTCACGCTGTTCACCCTGTTCTTCTTCCTGCGCGACGGCGACCAGATCTGGCGTTTCCTGTGCCGGTTGCTGCCGTCCGGCGCCCGGGTGCCGACGGCCCGCGCGGGGCATTACTCGTGGCACACGCTGGTCGCGTACGTGCACGCCACGGTGCTCGTCGCGTTCGTCGACGCCATCGGCATCGGCATCGGGCTGTTCGCGTTGAGTGTCCCGTTGGCCCTGCCGCTGGCGGCGCTGGTCTTCCTGGGCGGGTTCGTCCCGGTGGTCGGCGCGACTGTCAGCGGCGCCGTCGCCGTGCTGGTCGCGCTGGTCACGGTCGGCCCGGTGAAGGCGCTCATCCTGCTCGGTGTGGTGATCGCGGTGCAGCAGCTCGAGGGGCACGTGTTGCAGCCGCTCATCATGGGCCGGGCGGTCGCGCTGCACCCCCTCGCCGTGATCCTCGCGATCGCGTCGGGCGTGGTCCTGGCCGGCATCGTGGGTGGCCTGATCGCCGTGCCGCTGCTGGCCGTTCTGAACACCGCGGTGCGTTACCTCGTTCGTCACCCCGGCGGGGAACCGACCCCCGACCGCGAGCCGCCCGGCACCGAGGAACCCGACGGTGACTCCACGCCCGACGAGCCGGCACCCGGGCCGGACACCCCGCCGCCGGCGCGCACGTCGCTGGCATAG
- a CDS encoding ABC transporter ATP-binding protein, whose product MTLTTTGLRKSFGGVVAIDDADVSFLPGRVNALIGPNGSGKTTFFNCVTGMIKPDAGRISYGGRDLTGRAPHVIARAGVGRTFQLCRIFPRLTAIENVLAAVRPGGLLHGLRSAHRRHELERAHHWLTRLGIEHLAGAEARNMSWGQQKLLELAGVLMAEPATILLDEPAGGVNPALLDRIGTLVRELNAEGRTFVIVEHNMDLVMSISDHIVVFDRGRPIAAGPPAEIRADDRVLGAYLGV is encoded by the coding sequence GTGACCCTTACGACCACGGGTCTGCGCAAGTCGTTCGGCGGCGTGGTGGCGATCGACGACGCCGACGTGTCGTTCCTGCCCGGCAGGGTGAACGCGCTGATCGGGCCGAACGGCAGCGGCAAGACCACGTTCTTCAACTGCGTGACCGGCATGATCAAACCGGATGCGGGCCGGATCTCGTACGGGGGAAGGGACCTGACCGGACGGGCGCCGCACGTGATCGCCCGCGCCGGGGTCGGGCGTACGTTCCAGCTCTGCCGCATCTTCCCGCGCCTGACCGCGATCGAGAACGTCCTCGCGGCCGTGCGCCCCGGCGGGCTGCTGCACGGCCTGCGCAGCGCGCACCGGCGCCACGAGCTGGAACGCGCCCACCACTGGCTCACCCGGCTCGGCATCGAGCACCTGGCCGGCGCCGAGGCCCGGAACATGTCGTGGGGGCAGCAGAAGCTGCTCGAGCTGGCCGGTGTGCTGATGGCCGAGCCCGCGACGATCCTGCTCGACGAGCCCGCGGGCGGCGTCAACCCGGCCCTGCTCGACCGGATCGGCACGCTGGTGCGCGAGCTCAACGCCGAGGGCCGCACGTTCGTGATCGTCGAACACAACATGGACCTCGTCATGAGCATCAGCGACCACATCGTGGTGTTCGACCGCGGCCGGCCGATCGCTGCGGGACCGCCGGCCGAGATCCGGGCCGACGACCGAGTGCTGGGGGCCTACCTTGGTGTCTGA
- a CDS encoding LamG-like jellyroll fold domain-containing protein: protein MRRTGRVAVVAAAVLAATAAPASAGQNGPRDVHPSLRPNLVAYYDFDHPLRGDPALEQDQGRSSTEIELVNGGAAMRVADRAYPGGGRVLQTRQVNPGVTGNDDWKAGIWSASGVRTLRAFNAVEGATVMGWFRRSMDGPAAGFNAIGLAGVLTGDSDGHGVRALLELIDVNGELKLVALGRRLDGGNSQTFAADEDWRTLMPKDKWVHLAATFDFTKGTMALYRNGKPVPGSYTRTDDPWLVNGPGPHVTSATDPRGIKIGGSFPQNTLERNPCDCRMDALMFLDRSLPARDVANQYRLY from the coding sequence ATGCGAAGAACCGGGCGCGTCGCCGTCGTCGCCGCCGCTGTCCTCGCGGCCACCGCGGCCCCCGCGTCGGCCGGTCAGAACGGCCCGCGCGACGTCCATCCGTCCCTGCGGCCGAACCTGGTCGCCTACTACGACTTCGACCATCCGCTGCGCGGCGACCCCGCGCTCGAACAGGACCAGGGCCGATCCAGCACCGAGATCGAACTGGTCAACGGCGGGGCCGCCATGCGGGTCGCCGACCGCGCCTATCCCGGGGGTGGGCGCGTGCTGCAGACCAGGCAGGTGAACCCCGGCGTCACCGGCAACGACGACTGGAAGGCAGGCATCTGGTCGGCCAGTGGCGTCCGTACGCTGCGGGCGTTCAACGCCGTCGAGGGCGCCACGGTCATGGGCTGGTTCAGGCGCTCGATGGACGGCCCGGCCGCCGGATTCAACGCCATCGGACTGGCGGGCGTGCTGACGGGCGATTCCGACGGTCACGGCGTACGGGCTCTGCTCGAACTCATCGACGTGAACGGCGAACTGAAGCTGGTGGCGCTCGGCCGGCGCCTCGACGGCGGCAACTCGCAGACCTTCGCCGCCGACGAGGACTGGCGCACGCTGATGCCCAAGGACAAGTGGGTGCACCTGGCGGCCACGTTCGACTTCACCAAGGGCACGATGGCGCTCTATCGCAACGGCAAGCCGGTGCCCGGCTCCTACACCCGAACCGACGACCCCTGGCTGGTCAACGGGCCCGGTCCGCACGTCACCAGCGCGACCGACCCGCGCGGCATCAAGATCGGCGGGAGCTTCCCGCAGAACACGCTCGAACGCAATCCGTGCGACTGCCGGATGGACGCGCTGATGTTCCTCGACCGCTCGCTCCCGGCGCGTGACGTCGCGAACCAGTACCGCCTCTACTAA